The following are encoded together in the Oceanobacillus zhaokaii genome:
- a CDS encoding serine hydrolase domain-containing protein: protein MRKISVLIISLTVLMSLATVHAGQGYNHEPTIEKQARKETKNMPHPRFSWDQPGPTSPVLHPGSAKGAGMVEGPLRQIDTEMENLIDDGMMPGAVTFVARRGHIVQHESYGHALLYEDDTGKEVDQPITMKKDTIFDLASISKIFTTTAAMILYEDGLFELDDPVANYIPEFAENGKENVTIRQLMTHTSGFTAWIPLYTIGDNREERLQYVFQYPLANTPGSTYTYSDLNMITLGAIIERLSGQRLDEYVYKKITKPLKMTDTMYNPPASLKHRIAATEYQPWTNRGIVWGEVHDESAWSLDGVAGHAGVFSTANDLGKLAHMFINDGKYGGKRILKPETIKLLVENQIPEFPGNDHGLGWELAQGWYMDALSEASTLGHTGYTGTSLVINLNNDTIAILLTNRVHPSRETVSTNPARRQIARQVADAIPVKMPTKNKDAWFSGYGDRLNRVLTAEVSIEDEATLSFDTWYRIEKDWDFGMVEVSTGGESWKQVHSKFTGSSVDFQSESVVLPAGTTHIRFRYQTDATTNGRGWYVTNLKLTDHSNQSLPLNLVSEGWKKRNY from the coding sequence ATGCGAAAAATAAGTGTGTTAATTATTTCCCTAACTGTATTGATGTCCCTTGCCACTGTACATGCTGGTCAAGGCTATAATCATGAGCCAACAATTGAAAAACAGGCAAGAAAGGAAACGAAGAATATGCCACACCCACGATTTTCTTGGGATCAGCCTGGTCCAACTTCACCTGTTTTACATCCTGGTTCCGCAAAAGGAGCGGGTATGGTTGAAGGACCGTTACGTCAGATTGATACCGAGATGGAAAATTTGATTGATGATGGAATGATGCCTGGAGCTGTTACATTCGTAGCAAGGCGCGGCCATATTGTACAACATGAATCATATGGACATGCTCTTTTATATGAAGACGACACGGGTAAAGAAGTAGACCAGCCGATTACAATGAAGAAAGATACGATTTTCGATCTGGCATCCATCAGTAAAATCTTCACTACAACAGCTGCAATGATTCTTTATGAGGATGGACTTTTTGAACTTGATGATCCCGTTGCAAACTACATTCCAGAGTTTGCCGAAAATGGAAAAGAAAATGTCACAATTAGACAGCTTATGACCCACACATCTGGATTTACCGCATGGATTCCACTATACACCATTGGTGACAATAGAGAAGAGCGCCTGCAATACGTTTTTCAATACCCACTAGCAAATACTCCAGGATCCACTTACACATACAGTGATTTAAATATGATTACATTAGGTGCCATTATTGAACGACTTTCTGGACAACGACTCGATGAATATGTGTATAAAAAAATTACCAAACCTTTAAAAATGACTGACACGATGTATAATCCACCTGCATCTTTAAAGCATCGAATTGCCGCAACAGAATATCAACCTTGGACAAATAGAGGCATTGTATGGGGTGAAGTCCATGATGAAAGCGCATGGTCCTTGGACGGTGTTGCTGGCCATGCAGGAGTATTTTCCACTGCCAATGATTTAGGCAAGCTTGCCCACATGTTCATTAATGATGGGAAGTATGGTGGCAAAAGAATATTAAAACCGGAAACAATTAAACTTCTAGTAGAGAATCAGATTCCTGAATTTCCAGGGAATGACCATGGATTAGGGTGGGAGCTCGCGCAAGGCTGGTATATGGATGCCTTATCCGAAGCATCTACACTAGGGCATACTGGATATACGGGGACTTCATTAGTCATTAATCTAAACAACGATACAATCGCAATATTATTAACGAATCGAGTCCATCCATCACGCGAGACGGTGTCAACAAATCCAGCACGCCGGCAAATTGCTAGACAAGTTGCGGATGCGATTCCAGTAAAAATGCCAACTAAAAATAAGGACGCATGGTTTTCTGGATATGGTGATCGATTAAATCGGGTACTCACAGCTGAAGTTTCAATAGAAGATGAAGCAACACTTTCATTTGATACATGGTACAGAATAGAAAAAGACTGGGACTTTGGAATGGTGGAGGTCTCAACCGGAGGTGAAAGCTGGAAACAAGTACACAGTAAATTTACGGGAAGCAGTGTCGACTTTCAATCAGAATCAGTAGTTCTCCCAGCTGGAACGACTCATATCCGCTTCCGATATCAAACAGATGCTACAACAAACGGACGAGGTTGGTATGTAACAAATCTTAAACTCACTGACCATTCTAATCAGTCATTACCATTAAATCTAGTGAGTGAAGGATGGAAGAAAAGGAATTACTAG
- a CDS encoding glycoside hydrolase family 3 protein, translated as MKRWIKASFMLFATVALLISPYNASNVEAQNSKEIDNLVILQNIPEAEIKITNNQIDLNALHLYNDGHFKEVSDNLTWRSKNKNVATVNQDGIVTFTGQNGRSWITVTDGKSTDEIAVHHKKSDQLIIKQEGKRYNIIDNAIKGMTLNEKIGQMLMPDFRNWNGKNVTEMLPEIEQMVKDYHLGGVILFAENVVTTEQTTKLVAAYQDAAEKYGLLLTIDQEGGIVGRLQSGTYMPGNMALGATRSTVTAENVGSVISKELNALGINMNLAPVLDVNNNPDNPVIGVRSFGETPELVADLGISYIKGIQSNGVAATAKHFPGHGDTAVDSHLGLPEVPHDKERLLEVELLPFQKAMDANIDAIMTAHVTFPKIDNTKVISKKDGTEISLPATLSPKVLTGLMREEMGYDGVIITDALNMAAISEHFGAVDAVIRTVKAGTDIILMPVGLEEVVNGLLEAVETGEITEERIEESVRRILTLKINRGVIKTENPVPVEQLVSNAEAVVGSDSHKQVEAEAANQSITLLKNNSVLPLQVADEDKIVVIGNTYINNLHEAITKYHSNTELVRATGPLTNDQIAELQDARAVIFGSYTFNVSGRAPSSPQMQLVNQLIEQVDAPVVGVGIRNPYDIMAFSKIDAYLAQYGFRDASFKATAATIFGDNNPVGQLPVTIPDLNGDVLYPFGSGLSY; from the coding sequence ATGAAACGCTGGATCAAAGCTTCATTCATGTTATTTGCGACAGTAGCATTACTTATCAGCCCTTATAACGCTTCGAATGTAGAGGCGCAGAATAGCAAAGAAATCGACAATCTAGTTATTTTGCAAAATATTCCTGAGGCAGAAATAAAAATCACGAATAATCAAATCGATTTAAATGCCTTACATCTATACAATGACGGTCATTTTAAAGAAGTATCAGATAACCTTACATGGCGTTCAAAAAATAAAAATGTAGCAACGGTTAATCAGGATGGAATTGTTACGTTTACCGGTCAGAATGGGCGTTCATGGATTACCGTAACAGACGGTAAATCTACCGATGAAATTGCCGTGCATCATAAAAAATCAGATCAGCTAATTATTAAACAAGAAGGAAAGCGATACAACATAATTGATAATGCAATCAAAGGCATGACATTGAATGAGAAAATCGGACAAATGCTAATGCCGGATTTTAGAAACTGGAATGGAAAAAATGTAACAGAGATGCTGCCAGAAATTGAACAAATGGTAAAAGACTATCACCTTGGCGGAGTCATTTTATTTGCTGAGAATGTAGTAACAACCGAACAAACAACCAAATTAGTTGCAGCATATCAAGATGCTGCTGAAAAATATGGACTGCTGTTAACAATCGACCAAGAAGGCGGAATCGTTGGACGATTGCAGTCAGGCACTTATATGCCTGGTAATATGGCTCTTGGCGCAACACGTTCAACCGTAACAGCCGAAAATGTAGGCAGCGTCATTAGTAAAGAATTAAATGCACTTGGCATTAACATGAACCTTGCTCCAGTATTAGATGTCAATAACAATCCAGATAATCCAGTTATAGGTGTCCGTTCATTTGGTGAAACACCAGAATTAGTTGCTGACCTAGGGATTTCTTATATTAAGGGAATTCAAAGCAATGGCGTTGCAGCGACAGCTAAACATTTCCCGGGACATGGAGACACAGCGGTTGATTCACATCTTGGATTGCCTGAAGTACCACATGATAAGGAACGACTTTTGGAAGTGGAACTATTGCCTTTTCAAAAAGCAATGGATGCAAATATTGATGCAATCATGACTGCACATGTTACCTTCCCGAAAATTGATAATACTAAAGTGATTTCGAAAAAGGATGGTACAGAAATTTCCTTGCCTGCGACCTTATCACCTAAAGTATTAACTGGTTTAATGAGAGAAGAAATGGGCTATGATGGCGTCATCATCACCGATGCCTTAAACATGGCAGCTATTTCCGAACATTTCGGAGCAGTTGATGCCGTAATCCGCACTGTTAAAGCTGGGACTGACATTATATTAATGCCAGTTGGGCTTGAGGAAGTAGTTAATGGATTACTCGAAGCGGTCGAAACAGGAGAAATTACGGAAGAACGGATTGAAGAATCTGTTAGACGGATATTAACATTAAAAATCAATCGTGGGGTCATAAAAACAGAAAATCCAGTTCCAGTAGAGCAATTAGTCTCTAATGCAGAAGCTGTTGTTGGCTCAGATTCCCATAAACAAGTGGAAGCTGAAGCAGCAAACCAATCGATCACATTGCTAAAAAACAACAGTGTACTTCCGTTACAAGTAGCAGATGAAGATAAAATTGTGGTCATTGGCAATACGTATATCAATAATTTGCATGAGGCAATAACAAAATACCATAGCAACACAGAACTTGTTCGTGCAACAGGTCCATTAACGAATGACCAAATAGCGGAATTGCAGGATGCTCGTGCTGTTATCTTTGGTTCCTACACCTTTAATGTAAGTGGACGTGCACCATCTAGTCCACAAATGCAACTTGTAAATCAATTAATTGAACAGGTCGATGCTCCCGTAGTTGGCGTCGGTATTCGAAATCCATATGACATCATGGCATTCTCAAAAATCGATGCTTATTTAGCTCAATATGGATTTAGAGATGCAAGCTTTAAAGCTACTGCAGCAACAATATTTGGTGATAACAATCCAGTTGGGCAGTTGCCTGTAACAATTCCAGATTTGAACGGCGACGTCTTGTATCCATTCGGATCCGGACTTTCCTATTAA
- a CDS encoding exo-beta-N-acetylmuramidase NamZ family protein, with amino-acid sequence MKKTYILLLTVVFILGSLTAVFADKGESNGKGKGKKKEFQLGVEVLLDEQKQLIEGKRVGLITNPTGVDQELNSIVDLLFNDPDVELTALYGPEHGVRGDAQAGQYVEFYTDETTGLPVYSLYGQTRKPTPEMLENVDVLLFDIQDVGTRFYTYIYTMAYAMEAAKENNIEFIVLDRPNPLGGHKVEGPVLDPAYASFVGNYPIPLRHGMTVGELATLFNEKFDIGADLTVVEMNGWERDMYYEDTGLEFVLPSPNMPTLDTALVYPGAALIEGTNLSEGRGTTKPFEFIGAPFVNSTEFASALNTLELPGVTFRAASFTPSISKHSGKLSHGVQIHVTNKKAYKPVETGLHIVKTLHDMYPGDFKFGAENSAGVSFFDNLIGNGWIREAIEDGTSVKEMEKQWKKGLKDFEKVRKEYLLYK; translated from the coding sequence ATGAAAAAAACGTATATCCTGCTTTTGACAGTCGTATTCATTCTCGGCTCCCTTACTGCGGTTTTTGCAGATAAGGGGGAATCGAACGGTAAAGGAAAAGGTAAGAAGAAGGAATTTCAGCTCGGTGTAGAGGTATTACTTGATGAGCAGAAACAGTTAATAGAAGGCAAACGTGTTGGCCTAATAACAAATCCTACTGGCGTAGATCAGGAATTAAACAGTATTGTTGACCTGTTGTTCAATGACCCTGATGTAGAATTAACTGCATTATATGGACCAGAACATGGTGTCCGTGGCGATGCCCAGGCCGGACAATATGTAGAATTTTATACTGATGAAACAACAGGGCTACCAGTTTACAGCTTATATGGACAAACCCGTAAACCAACACCAGAAATGCTCGAAAATGTGGATGTACTCCTCTTTGATATTCAGGACGTTGGTACGCGCTTCTACACTTATATTTATACGATGGCATATGCAATGGAAGCAGCAAAGGAAAATAATATCGAGTTCATTGTTCTTGATCGACCAAATCCATTAGGTGGACATAAAGTAGAAGGACCAGTCCTTGATCCAGCCTATGCATCTTTTGTCGGTAATTACCCGATTCCCTTACGACATGGGATGACGGTTGGCGAATTAGCTACGTTATTTAATGAAAAATTTGACATCGGTGCAGATTTAACCGTCGTTGAAATGAATGGCTGGGAGCGTGACATGTACTATGAGGACACGGGTCTAGAATTTGTCCTTCCATCACCAAATATGCCTACACTTGATACTGCTCTAGTTTATCCAGGTGCAGCATTAATTGAAGGGACGAACCTATCGGAAGGTCGTGGCACAACCAAGCCATTCGAATTTATTGGCGCGCCATTTGTGAATAGTACGGAATTTGCATCTGCATTAAATACTTTGGAGTTACCTGGTGTAACATTCCGAGCAGCATCGTTTACACCGTCTATTTCCAAGCATAGCGGAAAATTAAGCCACGGGGTACAAATACACGTTACAAACAAGAAAGCTTATAAACCTGTGGAAACGGGACTCCATATTGTAAAAACGTTACACGATATGTACCCAGGGGACTTTAAATTCGGTGCAGAAAACAGTGCAGGAGTATCCTTTTTCGATAACCTGATTGGAAACGGCTGGATCCGCGAAGCAATTGAAGATGGAACCTCTGTTAAAGAGATGGAGAAACAATGGAAAAAAGGCTTGAAGGACTTTGAGAAGGTTCGGAAAGAATATCTATTATATAAATAA
- a CDS encoding carbohydrate ABC transporter permease yields MKRSVGQILGRGGIRIPLILWTIAVLYPIFWMFLGSFKSNAEIYRNPWGFPETINWQNYIDAWTNFNIGSSVFNSFIVTIVGAVLTLVLAIPTAYAIERINFRGSKYLFTLYVSAMMIPMVLGWIPLFFLLSDLHLLDNIYGLAIVYAVSQLPFTIFVLTSFMSTIPKSLEEAAAIDGLSPYGVLWKVITPLSMSGIITVTIMNAIQFWNEYFMALIFLQSSENYTLALAIDFISSEAQYTNAWGTLFASLVIAIVPVIILYAIFQKRIAEGMTEGAIKG; encoded by the coding sequence GTGAAACGAAGTGTTGGACAAATTCTAGGGCGAGGCGGAATTCGAATACCATTAATTCTCTGGACAATAGCGGTACTGTATCCTATATTCTGGATGTTTCTTGGATCATTTAAATCAAATGCAGAAATATACCGAAATCCGTGGGGCTTCCCGGAAACAATAAATTGGCAAAATTATATTGATGCTTGGACAAACTTTAATATCGGTTCCAGTGTATTTAATAGTTTCATTGTTACGATAGTTGGCGCAGTACTAACATTAGTTCTAGCCATTCCAACGGCATATGCGATTGAGCGTATAAACTTTCGCGGCAGCAAGTATTTATTTACGTTATATGTATCAGCAATGATGATTCCGATGGTACTGGGTTGGATTCCTTTATTCTTCTTACTAAGTGATTTACATTTATTGGATAACATATATGGTTTAGCAATCGTATACGCAGTTAGTCAGTTACCCTTTACGATATTCGTGTTAACGAGCTTCATGAGTACGATTCCCAAATCATTAGAGGAAGCGGCAGCCATTGATGGGCTTTCTCCTTACGGTGTATTATGGAAGGTGATTACACCGCTAAGTATGTCAGGGATTATCACAGTAACCATTATGAATGCCATCCAGTTTTGGAATGAATATTTTATGGCATTAATCTTTTTACAAAGCAGCGAGAATTATACATTAGCACTCGCAATTGATTTCATTAGCAGTGAAGCACAATATACAAATGCTTGGGGCACTTTATTTGCAAGTCTTGTAATCGCAATTGTTCCTGTTATTATTCTGTATGCAATCTTCCAAAAGAGAATTGCAGAAGGGATGACAGAAGGAGCGATAAAGGGCTAG
- a CDS encoding carbohydrate ABC transporter permease has product MVQSKKQKYLFLAFCLVPTFILFAIFTLYPLFSGLYYSFFDWSGSSSNKTFIGFGNYIKLFHDAIIPNTIIHDYFLVVTKVIGIMILAMFFAVALTQLKLKEAPFYRVIFFFPNIMSVVVIGILWTFIYNPSIGLVNSGLEFIGLESLAKPWLGDETWALPSLVLPSVWAGIGLFMLMLIGGISNIDKSYYEAAEIDGATQWQQFWKVTVPLLWPQIKIAILYIVITTLNGSFVIVQVMTGGGPNNATHVMGSYLYQQAFVQFNFGYGATIGVMILVLSLLTVLILQFFMRREKVDY; this is encoded by the coding sequence ATGGTTCAATCCAAAAAGCAAAAATATTTATTTTTAGCATTTTGTTTAGTCCCTACTTTTATTTTATTTGCAATTTTTACGCTATACCCGCTGTTTAGTGGCCTATATTATTCCTTTTTTGATTGGTCGGGGTCATCGAGTAATAAAACGTTTATTGGATTTGGCAATTACATAAAGCTATTTCATGATGCAATTATCCCGAATACGATTATTCATGATTATTTTCTTGTTGTAACAAAAGTTATTGGAATTATGATTTTAGCGATGTTTTTTGCGGTTGCCTTGACCCAGCTAAAGTTAAAGGAAGCACCATTCTATCGAGTGATATTTTTCTTCCCGAATATCATGTCGGTAGTTGTTATAGGGATTCTGTGGACATTCATTTATAACCCGAGTATTGGCTTAGTTAATTCTGGTCTAGAGTTTATCGGATTAGAGTCGTTAGCAAAACCCTGGCTTGGGGATGAGACATGGGCACTTCCTAGTTTAGTATTACCATCTGTCTGGGCAGGGATTGGTTTATTTATGCTAATGCTAATCGGCGGTATTTCAAACATTGATAAAAGCTATTATGAAGCAGCTGAAATCGATGGGGCAACACAGTGGCAGCAATTTTGGAAGGTGACGGTTCCGCTGCTTTGGCCGCAAATAAAGATTGCGATACTTTATATTGTCATCACAACATTAAATGGCTCCTTCGTTATCGTTCAAGTTATGACTGGTGGGGGACCGAACAATGCAACACATGTGATGGGTTCCTACCTTTACCAACAAGCTTTCGTTCAGTTTAATTTCGGATATGGGGCAACAATTGGTGTGATGATTTTAGTGCTTTCCTTACTCACCGTGTTAATTTTGCAATTCTTTATGCGAAGGGAAAAAGTCGATTACTAA
- a CDS encoding ABC transporter substrate-binding protein → MKQLQKGRGWLLFALLLALAVFISACSSDDGDSEPVSSSDGAEEPSDSANDGSEDGISGDLEIQYFVGGYGDSWWKEVIADFKEANPDVNIIEHAGPNINEEMRSRWVSNDPPDVVYIDGAGSSETQMVEDGQLMNLTEWVEGIELEGGDKLIDSFIVAPASYDGDIYSLPLVFDTWGTWYDRALFDEKGYEVPTDFDSFMNSMKKIKEGEDIDPLVTSGQHPYYFMRGMLYPAFAAAGGEELLADLISGAEGAWSSDITLETMKKVEEIQKAGFFDSGLGALNHTQSQMNFLLHDNAFVPVGFWLPNEMANDIPEGFDFGFIPSPMQDAGEPYAIVPDLRPLAIAENAENPEAAKAFVEFVFTREYAMSFSEHTGAIMNINGVDLTENENVPSYLTEANAMINDPEQVQIYEKPYPMSADLETPLGNALMSLMLGNMTAEQFVEEAEKAAAEYRSGL, encoded by the coding sequence TTGAAACAATTACAAAAGGGACGAGGCTGGTTACTATTCGCTTTATTGTTAGCGCTTGCAGTATTTATTTCCGCATGTTCTTCAGATGATGGAGATTCGGAGCCTGTTTCCTCAAGTGATGGGGCAGAGGAACCAAGTGATTCAGCAAATGATGGATCTGAAGATGGAATATCAGGAGATTTAGAAATTCAGTATTTCGTAGGGGGATATGGTGATTCTTGGTGGAAAGAAGTTATTGCAGATTTTAAAGAAGCAAATCCAGATGTAAATATTATCGAGCATGCTGGTCCAAATATTAATGAAGAGATGCGATCACGTTGGGTATCAAATGATCCGCCAGATGTTGTGTACATTGATGGCGCTGGTTCAAGTGAAACGCAAATGGTAGAAGATGGCCAATTGATGAATCTAACTGAATGGGTAGAGGGGATTGAGCTTGAGGGTGGCGACAAACTGATTGATAGCTTTATTGTTGCACCTGCATCCTATGACGGTGATATTTATTCGCTTCCACTCGTTTTTGATACATGGGGAACATGGTATGACAGAGCATTATTTGATGAGAAAGGTTATGAGGTACCTACAGATTTCGATAGTTTCATGAATTCAATGAAAAAGATAAAAGAAGGGGAAGATATTGATCCGTTAGTAACAAGTGGACAGCATCCATACTATTTCATGCGTGGTATGCTTTATCCCGCATTTGCAGCTGCTGGTGGTGAGGAATTGCTTGCAGATCTTATCAGTGGTGCAGAGGGAGCTTGGAGTAGTGACATTACATTAGAAACGATGAAAAAGGTAGAGGAAATTCAAAAAGCTGGGTTCTTTGATTCAGGGCTAGGAGCATTAAATCACACGCAATCCCAGATGAATTTCTTATTGCATGACAATGCTTTTGTACCAGTAGGTTTCTGGCTGCCAAATGAAATGGCAAATGATATTCCAGAAGGCTTTGACTTTGGATTTATTCCATCACCAATGCAAGATGCGGGTGAACCGTATGCAATCGTTCCAGATTTGCGTCCATTAGCAATTGCAGAGAATGCGGAGAATCCGGAAGCGGCAAAAGCATTTGTTGAGTTTGTATTTACAAGAGAATACGCGATGTCATTCTCTGAGCATACGGGAGCGATTATGAATATTAACGGCGTTGATTTAACAGAAAATGAAAATGTTCCTAGTTATTTAACAGAGGCTAATGCGATGATTAATGACCCAGAACAAGTGCAAATCTATGAGAAGCCATATCCTATGAGTGCAGACTTAGAGACACCACTTGGAAATGCTTTAATGTCGCTGATGCTAGGGAATATGACAGCAGAACAATTTGTTGAAGAAGCTGAAAAAGCTGCAGCAGAATATCGTAGCGGTCTTTAG
- the murQ gene encoding N-acetylmuramic acid 6-phosphate etherase, with the protein MQMELSRLTTEQRNKRSMNLDQMSTAEMLHTINEEDKIVAFAVEKVLPKIEIAVDHIVPSLASGGRLFYVGAGTSGRLGVIDASECPPTFMTPKEMVQTVMAGGMDAFFNAAEGSEDNEKQGGLDLQAKKLIKNDVVIGITASGRTPYPIGALHYAKAIGAYTIALSCNQDSLISNVADCAIEVIVGPEVLTGSTRMKAATAHKMILNMISTTTMVKLGKVHENLMVDLHANNFKLRERAKRTVSEVTRSSYDKIENALIQTNYKVKPAIVMLEANVTLQEAEEAIVQSDGYVRKAIDYLS; encoded by the coding sequence ATGCAGATGGAATTATCCAGACTTACCACAGAGCAAAGAAACAAGAGGAGTATGAACCTAGATCAAATGTCTACAGCTGAGATGCTACATACAATCAATGAAGAAGATAAAATTGTGGCTTTTGCAGTAGAAAAGGTCTTGCCAAAGATTGAAATTGCGGTAGATCATATTGTTCCTTCACTTGCCAGTGGTGGCAGGCTATTCTATGTAGGGGCCGGAACTAGTGGTAGGCTAGGGGTAATTGATGCATCAGAATGTCCGCCCACTTTTATGACACCAAAAGAGATGGTGCAAACAGTAATGGCAGGAGGAATGGACGCATTTTTCAATGCGGCGGAAGGGTCTGAAGATAATGAAAAACAGGGTGGACTTGATTTACAGGCGAAGAAGCTTATAAAGAATGATGTCGTAATTGGAATTACAGCAAGTGGGCGCACACCATATCCGATAGGAGCACTTCATTATGCAAAAGCAATAGGAGCATACACGATTGCTTTATCTTGTAATCAAGATTCCTTGATTAGTAATGTTGCAGATTGTGCGATAGAAGTTATTGTGGGTCCTGAAGTTTTAACAGGCTCTACTCGAATGAAAGCCGCTACTGCACATAAAATGATATTAAACATGATAAGTACAACTACAATGGTGAAGTTAGGAAAAGTTCATGAGAATCTAATGGTGGATTTGCATGCAAATAACTTTAAACTGCGAGAAAGAGCAAAACGAACAGTAAGTGAAGTGACTAGATCCTCATACGATAAGATAGAAAATGCTCTGATTCAGACGAACTATAAAGTAAAGCCAGCAATTGTAATGCTTGAAGCAAATGTTACACTTCAAGAAGCAGAAGAGGCGATAGTTCAGTCGGATGGTTATGTAAGAAAGGCAATTGATTATCTATCATAG
- a CDS encoding MurR/RpiR family transcriptional regulator: MSHIKGGLVILKEMVNRLPPSEKKIAEYILLNPEESILLTALLLGEKSNTSSAAVIRLCKSLGFSGLQELKIRIAGDLQVESVNEYRDIEPNDGFNNIIQKVTSNTIQTLKETADIMNIKALEKAVSALSTANSIIFFGVGASNIAAKDAEQKFSRINKNAFSFSDVHMAATSVANKGEGDVVVGISFSGNTEEVAKLIKLAKSKQTTTISITKYGNTAVSNYSDIRLYTSAAKEATIRSGATSSRIAQLHIIDILFMSLASVEYEKTVKHLDETRAAISLIKEDF, encoded by the coding sequence ATGTCGCATATTAAAGGTGGACTTGTGATTTTGAAAGAGATGGTAAATCGTTTGCCGCCATCCGAGAAAAAAATAGCAGAATATATTTTGCTAAACCCAGAAGAATCTATTCTTTTAACGGCGCTACTGCTAGGAGAAAAGAGCAATACTAGCAGTGCCGCGGTTATTCGCCTTTGTAAATCATTGGGGTTTAGTGGCCTGCAGGAATTAAAAATCCGTATTGCTGGTGATTTGCAGGTGGAATCTGTCAATGAATATCGGGATATTGAGCCAAATGATGGATTTAATAATATTATTCAAAAGGTAACATCGAATACAATTCAGACGTTAAAGGAAACTGCAGATATTATGAACATTAAAGCACTTGAAAAAGCAGTAAGTGCTCTATCAACTGCAAACTCAATTATTTTCTTTGGTGTCGGTGCATCTAATATTGCTGCCAAGGATGCCGAGCAGAAGTTTTCACGAATAAATAAAAATGCATTTTCGTTCTCCGATGTACATATGGCCGCGACATCTGTTGCAAACAAAGGAGAAGGTGATGTCGTTGTTGGCATATCTTTTTCTGGGAATACGGAAGAAGTGGCCAAATTAATAAAGCTTGCAAAATCGAAACAGACAACAACGATTAGTATTACGAAATATGGGAATACTGCTGTCTCAAACTATTCCGATATTCGTTTATATACTTCCGCCGCAAAGGAAGCAACGATTCGAAGCGGAGCAACATCATCACGCATTGCTCAGTTGCATATCATTGACATTCTATTTATGTCGCTCGCCTCTGTTGAATATGAAAAAACGGTCAAGCATCTAGATGAAACAAGAGCAGCAATCTCCCTTATTAAGGAAGATTTCTAA